Proteins from one Pseudoliparis swirei isolate HS2019 ecotype Mariana Trench chromosome 22, NWPU_hadal_v1, whole genome shotgun sequence genomic window:
- the LOC130188014 gene encoding V-type proton ATPase subunit C 1-A-like: MTEFWLISAPGEKTCQQTWDTMMAATTRTNNLSSNHKFNIPDLKVGTLDVLVGLSDELAKLDSFVESVVKKVAQYMADVLEDSRDKVQENLLANGVDLVTYITRFQWDMAKYPIKQSLKNISEIIAKQVTQIDNDLKARASAYNNLKGNLQNLERKNAGSLLTRSLADIVKKEDFVLDSEYLITMLVVVPKQAYIEWQKTYETLAEMVVPRSSNLLFEDNDSGLFSVTLFLKAIDDFKHKARENKFTVRDFQYNEEEMKADKEEMTRLSTDKKKQFGPLVRWLKVNFSEAFIAWIHIKALRVFVESVLRYGLPVNFQAMLLQPSKKTMKKLREVLNDLYKHLDSSAAAIIDATFDIPGLNLSQEEYYPYVYDKINCNLFDFKV, translated from the exons ATGACAGAGTTTTGGTTAATCTCTGCACCGGGAGAGAAGACCTGCCAGCAAACATGGGACACCATGATGGCAGCCACCACGCGTACCAACAACCTCTCGTCTAATCACAAGTTCAACATCCCAGACCTCAAG GTGGGGACCCTTGATGTCTTGGTTGGGCTGTCGGATGAACTAGCCAAATTAGACTCCTTTGTTGAAAG TGTGGTGAAGAAGGTTGCTCAGTACATGGCTGATGTGCTGGAAGACAGTCGAGACAAAGTGCAGGAGAACCTGCTGGCCAACGGAG TTGATCTTGTCACCTATATTACCAGATTCCAATGGGACATGGCAAAATATCCCATCAAACAGTCTCTTAAAAACATCTCTGAAATAATCGCAAAG CAAGTAACCCAGATTGACAATGACCTGAAGGCCAGAGCATCAGCCTACAACAACCTGAAGGGAAACTTGCAGAACTTGGAGAGGAAGAATGC GGGGAGCCTGCTGACCAGGAGCCTTGCCGATATAGTCAAGAAGGAAGACTTTGTTCTCGACTCTGAGTACCTCATCACTATGCTGGTAGTTGTACCAAA GCAGGCATACATTGAGTGGCAGAAAACATATGAAACACTGGCTGAGATGGTGGTGCCACGATCCTCAAa TCTGCTATTTGAAGACAATGACAGTGGACTGTTTAGTGTCACTCTGTTCCTGAAAGCCATTGACGACTTCAAACACAAAGCCAGAGAGAACAA GTTCACAGTGAGAGACTTTCAGTATaacgaggaggagatgaaggcagACAAAGAGGAGATGACACGCCTCTCCACAGATAAGAAGAAGCAGTTT GGCCCGCTGGTCCGATGGCTGAAAGTGAACTTCAGTGAAGCCTTCATTGCATGGATTCACATCAAAGCACTGAGGGTGTTTGTGGAATCTGTTTTGAG GTATGGGCTGCCGGTGAACTTTCAGGCCATGCTCCTGCAACCAAGCAAGAAGACCATGAAAAAGCTGAGGGAGGTACTGAATGATCTGTACAAACATCTGGACAGCAGTGCAGCAGCTATCATCGAC GCTACGTTTGACATCCCGGGCCTGAACCTGAGCCAGGAGGAGTATTATCCTTATGTCTATGACAAAATCAACTGCAACCTGTTTGACTTTAAGGTTTAA